From the genome of Hymenobacter sp. PAMC 26628, one region includes:
- the tatC gene encoding twin-arginine translocase subunit TatC, translated as MQPQPQTSPSLGDQHEMSFIDHLEALRWHVIRAAISVVVFATIAFFSKNFLFHTLILGPSRADFWTYQMFCKMGKLFGNAEPCADHVNFIIQNREMSGQLSMHISTSVIAGCILAFPYLFWELWRFIKPGLYPHERQNSQGAVFFVSILFVAGVLFGYYIAAPMSINFLAGYTVDASIENQIDLQSYLSTLTTMTLSCGLVFELPMIVFFLAKAGVVTPEIMQLYRKHAIVVILIIAAIITPPDITAQIIVTIPILLLYELSIHIARVVRRGDAARLNAKLARQQAEEEARTAIGPPVN; from the coding sequence GTGCAACCGCAACCGCAAACTTCCCCCTCGCTGGGCGACCAGCACGAAATGTCCTTCATCGACCACCTGGAGGCGTTGCGCTGGCACGTCATCCGGGCGGCGATTTCGGTGGTGGTGTTTGCCACAATTGCCTTCTTTTCGAAGAATTTCCTCTTCCACACCCTGATCCTGGGGCCCTCACGCGCCGACTTCTGGACCTACCAGATGTTCTGCAAAATGGGCAAGCTCTTCGGTAACGCCGAGCCCTGCGCCGACCACGTTAACTTCATCATCCAGAACCGGGAGATGAGCGGGCAGCTCTCGATGCACATCAGCACGTCCGTCATTGCGGGTTGCATCTTGGCCTTTCCGTACCTGTTCTGGGAGCTGTGGCGCTTCATTAAGCCCGGCCTGTACCCACACGAGCGCCAAAACTCGCAGGGCGCCGTGTTCTTCGTGTCGATTCTCTTTGTCGCGGGTGTGCTGTTTGGCTACTACATCGCCGCCCCGATGAGCATCAACTTCCTGGCCGGCTACACCGTCGACGCCAGCATTGAGAACCAGATTGACTTGCAGAGCTACCTGAGCACGCTCACCACCATGACGCTCTCGTGCGGACTGGTGTTTGAGTTGCCCATGATTGTGTTCTTTTTGGCCAAGGCCGGGGTCGTGACGCCCGAAATTATGCAGCTCTACCGCAAGCACGCCATCGTGGTCATCCTCATCATCGCGGCCATCATCACCCCGCCCGATATCACGGCCCAGATCATCGTCACCATCCCCATCTTGCTCCTCTACGAGCTTAGCATTCACATTGCCCGCGTGGTGCGCCGCGGCGACGCCGCCCGGCTCAATGCCAAGCTGGCCCGCCAGCAAGCCGAAGAAGAAGCCCGCACCGCCATCGGTCCGCCTGTTAACTAA
- the glyA gene encoding serine hydroxymethyltransferase: MEITAPARLHDAAVFGLIEQEKIRQTHGLELIASENYVSEQVMAAQGSVLTNKYAEGLPGKRYYGGCEIVDQVEQLAIDRVKELFGVAWANVQPHSGAQANAAVMLACLNPGDKILGFDLSHGGHLTHGSPVNFSGKLYQPSFYGVEQETGLIDWQKVKEIARRERPKMIICGASAYSRDWDYKTLREAADEVGALLLADISHPSGLIAKGLLNSPFQHCHIVTTTTHKTLRGPRGGLIMLGQDFDNPFGLKTPKGEVRPMSALLDSGVFPGTQGGPLEHVIAAKAVAFGEALSDDFTTYAKQVAANAQALAAGFTALGYNIISGGTDNHLMLIDLRSKGLTGKLAENTLIKADITINKNMVPFDDKSPFVTSGMRIGSAAITTRGLGTADMGRVVELIDEALTYHADDTRLGHVRRQVNAWLQDYPLFA, translated from the coding sequence ATGGAAATCACCGCCCCTGCCCGCCTTCACGATGCCGCCGTGTTCGGCCTCATCGAACAAGAGAAAATCCGCCAGACCCATGGCCTGGAGCTGATTGCGTCCGAAAACTACGTGTCGGAGCAAGTGATGGCTGCCCAAGGCTCGGTGCTGACCAACAAGTACGCCGAGGGCTTGCCCGGCAAGCGCTACTACGGTGGCTGCGAGATAGTTGACCAGGTAGAGCAGTTGGCCATCGACCGCGTGAAGGAGTTGTTTGGCGTGGCTTGGGCCAACGTGCAGCCCCACTCCGGGGCCCAAGCCAACGCCGCCGTGATGCTGGCCTGCCTCAACCCCGGCGATAAAATCCTGGGCTTCGACCTGAGCCACGGCGGCCACCTCACGCACGGCTCACCGGTGAACTTTTCGGGCAAGCTCTACCAGCCCAGCTTCTACGGCGTGGAGCAGGAAACGGGCCTGATTGACTGGCAGAAGGTGAAAGAAATTGCCCGCCGCGAGCGGCCCAAAATGATCATCTGCGGGGCCTCGGCCTATTCGCGCGACTGGGACTATAAAACCCTGCGCGAAGCTGCCGACGAGGTGGGGGCTCTGCTGCTGGCCGACATCTCGCACCCGTCCGGCCTTATCGCCAAAGGCCTGCTGAACAGCCCATTCCAGCACTGCCACATCGTGACGACGACGACCCACAAAACCCTGCGGGGCCCCCGTGGGGGCCTCATCATGCTGGGCCAGGACTTCGATAACCCCTTCGGCCTTAAAACGCCCAAGGGTGAGGTACGGCCCATGTCGGCCCTGCTCGATTCGGGCGTGTTTCCCGGCACGCAGGGCGGGCCCCTCGAGCACGTGATTGCCGCCAAAGCCGTGGCCTTTGGCGAGGCGCTGAGCGACGATTTCACGACCTACGCCAAGCAGGTGGCCGCCAACGCCCAGGCGCTAGCGGCGGGCTTCACGGCTTTGGGCTACAACATTATTTCGGGCGGCACCGACAACCACCTGATGCTGATTGACCTGCGTTCGAAGGGCCTCACCGGCAAGCTGGCCGAAAACACGCTCATCAAGGCTGATATCACTATCAACAAAAACATGGTACCGTTCGACGACAAGTCGCCGTTCGTGACCAGCGGCATGCGCATCGGCTCGGCCGCCATCACCACCCGCGGCTTGGGCACGGCCGACATGGGCCGCGTTGTGGAACTCATTGACGAGGCCCTGACCTACCACGCCGACGACACCCGCCTGGGCCACGTGCGCCGGCAAGTGAACGCCTGGCTCCAGGATTACCCGCTCTTCGCTTAA
- a CDS encoding tetratricopeptide repeat protein, whose protein sequence is MSTPLAEVLTHLRVGNQKFLVDFYQQRRDVFARWALRQHQLGAPAAYALLQGALLDFYDQVSDGRLTRLPPDVPAHVNQLAEQQLAAAAAPLPAAEASRRQQRLAHFHQLGTDCQRLLTYFYFHGYNFGRMSGKLGFANPAVARRQKGACLRRLVDLTNPPHGFRTHLDALERFADGALDESAQEAFEQRLATDADLATAYAAYEQFTADLRWAAGHDTLRLRLHLLDRRLDQRTTSLARLQRISRGHRRRSLLWAMAALLVALGTATAWWTTSRTAQPQESWASYYRFDPALALTPAQERSRPLLAQALAEYRAGHYPTALHTLGRLSPSEIGADTLSYYRGLFLLQSGDNQAAQPPLHRLTEVIGGPLARRALYHLGMAYWQAQQPAAARDALRRVAADSLNPYQTNALRVLAAGVLNSRP, encoded by the coding sequence ATGTCTACGCCACTTGCTGAGGTTCTGACGCACTTGCGCGTTGGCAACCAGAAATTTCTCGTTGATTTCTACCAGCAGCGCCGCGACGTGTTTGCCCGTTGGGCCCTGCGCCAGCACCAGTTGGGAGCCCCGGCGGCGTACGCGTTACTGCAAGGGGCCCTGCTTGATTTCTACGACCAAGTATCCGATGGCCGCCTCACGCGCTTGCCTCCCGACGTGCCGGCCCACGTGAACCAGTTGGCCGAGCAGCAACTGGCCGCTGCGGCCGCGCCCCTGCCCGCCGCCGAGGCCAGCCGCCGCCAGCAACGACTGGCGCACTTCCACCAACTCGGGACCGATTGCCAGCGGCTGCTGACGTATTTTTACTTCCACGGCTACAACTTCGGGCGAATGAGCGGCAAGCTAGGCTTTGCCAACCCCGCCGTGGCCCGCCGCCAGAAAGGGGCCTGCCTGCGCCGCCTGGTAGACCTGACGAACCCACCCCACGGCTTCCGTACGCACCTCGACGCGCTGGAGCGCTTCGCCGACGGGGCCTTGGACGAATCGGCTCAGGAAGCGTTTGAGCAGCGCTTGGCCACCGATGCTGACTTGGCGACAGCCTACGCCGCCTACGAACAGTTTACGGCCGATTTGCGCTGGGCAGCTGGCCACGACACCCTGCGCTTGCGCTTGCACCTGCTCGACCGCCGCCTCGACCAACGCACCACCTCGCTGGCCCGGCTCCAGCGCATCAGCCGCGGCCACCGGCGGCGCAGCCTGCTGTGGGCCATGGCGGCGCTGCTGGTGGCGCTGGGCACCGCTACCGCTTGGTGGACGACGAGCCGCACCGCCCAGCCCCAAGAAAGCTGGGCCAGCTACTACCGCTTCGACCCCGCGCTGGCCCTTACGCCGGCCCAGGAGCGCAGCCGCCCCCTGCTGGCCCAGGCCCTGGCCGAGTACCGCGCCGGTCACTACCCTACTGCCCTGCACACGCTGGGCCGCCTGTCGCCTAGCGAAATTGGCGCCGATACGCTGAGCTATTACCGGGGACTGTTCCTATTGCAATCGGGTGATAACCAAGCAGCTCAGCCGCCTCTGCACCGCTTAACTGAGGTCATAGGAGGGCCCTTGGCGCGCCGTGCCCTCTACCACTTGGGCATGGCTTATTGGCAGGCTCAGCAGCCCGCCGCCGCCCGCGACGCCCTGCGCCGCGTAGCCGCCGATTCGCTCAACCCTTACCAGACCAATGCATTGCGTGTGCTGGCCGCCGGCGTGCTAAATTCTCGCCCCTAA
- a CDS encoding DinB family protein, giving the protein MDRPNQKGLVAELTSLLTKGNAHATFEEACADLKPAQWNQRVPEVPYTIWQLVEHVRIAQWDIVEFCFEPRHESPKWPDGYWPTQDATADEEQWQETLDYIRQDRQRFLYLLHAPGTNLLAPLPHGTGQTILREAFLIADHAAYHTGEIILLRRLLHTWK; this is encoded by the coding sequence ATGGACCGGCCCAACCAAAAGGGCCTGGTGGCCGAGCTGACCAGCCTGCTCACCAAGGGCAACGCCCACGCTACTTTTGAGGAAGCCTGCGCTGACTTGAAGCCGGCGCAGTGGAACCAACGCGTACCGGAGGTGCCCTACACTATCTGGCAGCTGGTCGAACACGTGCGCATCGCGCAGTGGGATATTGTAGAGTTCTGCTTTGAACCCCGGCACGAATCGCCAAAGTGGCCGGACGGCTACTGGCCTACCCAAGATGCCACCGCTGACGAAGAGCAGTGGCAGGAAACGCTGGACTACATTCGGCAGGACCGGCAACGCTTTCTTTATCTGCTGCATGCCCCCGGCACCAACTTACTGGCGCCCTTGCCGCACGGCACTGGCCAAACCATCTTGCGCGAAGCTTTTCTCATTGCCGACCATGCAGCTTATCATACCGGCGAAATCATTCTACTGCGCCGCCTGCTGCACACCTGGAAATAA
- a CDS encoding DoxX family protein, whose amino-acid sequence MPHKAQTTTLQNVARGLLGNFMVVAGTGHLTFAWQDFQAQVPDFVPLDKDTVVLESGVVEIGLGLALLFLKGKNRVRMGVGLAVFYTLIFPGNLHQYASRISAFGLDTDAKRLGRLFFQPVLIAGALWSTGALKVLMKKK is encoded by the coding sequence ATGCCACATAAAGCCCAAACGACAACCTTGCAAAACGTGGCCCGCGGCCTCTTGGGCAACTTCATGGTTGTAGCCGGCACGGGGCACCTCACCTTTGCCTGGCAGGATTTCCAGGCGCAGGTGCCTGACTTTGTGCCTCTAGACAAGGATACTGTCGTACTGGAGTCGGGGGTGGTAGAAATCGGCTTGGGATTGGCTCTGCTGTTCTTAAAAGGAAAAAACCGGGTGCGCATGGGCGTGGGCCTGGCCGTATTCTACACGCTTATTTTCCCCGGCAACCTGCACCAGTACGCCAGCCGCATTTCCGCCTTCGGCCTCGACACCGATGCCAAGCGGCTCGGACGGCTGTTTTTCCAACCCGTGCTAATCGCCGGCGCGCTGTGGTCAACCGGGGCCCTAAAAGTGCTCATGAAGAAAAAATAG
- a CDS encoding serine hydrolase domain-containing protein, translating into MMKNMILLLLCTLISQGALAQRAIELTALLQRHGVPGMQVVYTKGKTVESYNLGVREAGASQPVTAATTFEAASLGKEMLAYVALRLHDRNLLDLDKPLLQYHDYPRLRGQPRATRITARMVLSHTAGLPNWAENPTGPGWKTSALVLEYAPDSCWNYSGEGYTFLQKTLEYLTGKPFEVLATEEIFKPLGLKNSSFTWQASFAATASAGHDGEGKPSPIDHFTDPNVGYSLYATAGDYNRFLQAFRTGKGLRPVTAQLLLAPATAADRCGQPTTAADPYIAWACGVGLATTSQGLAQWQWGDNGNFKGFFMTLPGKQESLLIFTNSSNGPKLVDEVMQLFFGPGQYWATQWLAE; encoded by the coding sequence ATGATGAAGAACATGATACTACTGCTGTTGTGCACCTTGATTAGCCAGGGGGCCTTGGCGCAACGGGCAATTGAGCTAACGGCCTTGCTCCAGCGCCACGGCGTGCCCGGCATGCAGGTGGTGTATACCAAAGGCAAAACCGTAGAATCTTATAACCTTGGGGTGCGCGAAGCGGGTGCCAGCCAGCCCGTTACGGCGGCCACCACGTTCGAGGCGGCGTCGCTGGGCAAGGAAATGCTGGCGTACGTGGCCTTGCGGTTGCACGACCGCAACCTGCTCGACCTCGACAAGCCGCTGTTGCAGTACCACGATTACCCCCGGCTGCGCGGCCAGCCCCGGGCCACCCGCATCACCGCGCGCATGGTGCTGTCGCACACGGCCGGCTTGCCCAACTGGGCTGAGAACCCGACGGGCCCCGGCTGGAAAACATCGGCCCTGGTGCTGGAATACGCCCCCGACAGCTGCTGGAATTACTCGGGCGAGGGCTACACATTTTTACAAAAAACCCTGGAGTACCTCACCGGCAAGCCTTTTGAGGTGCTGGCTACGGAAGAAATATTCAAGCCTTTAGGACTGAAAAACAGCAGTTTTACCTGGCAAGCCTCGTTTGCTGCTACCGCTAGCGCCGGCCACGATGGTGAGGGTAAACCTTCGCCCATCGACCACTTCACCGACCCCAACGTGGGGTATAGCTTGTACGCCACAGCGGGCGACTACAACCGTTTTTTGCAGGCGTTCCGCACGGGTAAGGGGTTGCGGCCCGTGACGGCTCAGTTGCTGCTCGCGCCCGCCACAGCCGCCGACCGCTGCGGCCAGCCCACCACCGCGGCCGACCCTTACATTGCTTGGGCGTGCGGCGTGGGGCTGGCCACCACCAGCCAGGGCCTCGCCCAATGGCAATGGGGCGACAACGGCAACTTCAAAGGTTTTTTCATGACGCTACCCGGCAAGCAGGAAAGCTTGCTGATTTTCACTAACAGCTCCAACGGCCCCAAATTGGTGGACGAAGTGATGCAGTTGTTTTTCGGGCCAGGCCAGTACTGGGCCACGCAGTGGCTGGCTGAATGA
- the polA gene encoding DNA polymerase I, translating to MTDAAAAAPKKLFLLDAFALIYRSHFAFSKNPRINSKGMNTGAVLGFTNTLVEVLQKERPTHIGVCFDGPKKTFRHEQFADYKAQRQAMPEDIGIALPYIKKIIEGFHIPILMMDGFEADDVIGTLAQRAEAQGFEVFMMTPDKDYCQLVTDNIKIYRPAFMGNAAEILDVAHVLARFEIERVEQVIDILGLQGDASDNIPGIPGIGEKTAKTLIQKYGSVENLLANVDELKGKQQENVRNFAEQGLMSKELATIHVNVPLEFEADKLVLDAPDEARLRELFDELEFRQLAARVLGGGPERTPASVAKPGTTGARRPRPAAGGQASLFGNPGDEAVAIGAEYGETGQAGAPDGPRRRLEDVPYQYHLMDTPARRQSLLHFLLRQAEVSFDTETTGLNTMTARLVGLSFCYRPGEAYYVPVPADDLPAAQAIVDEFCPFFESKDILKIGQNIKYDLSILKHYNVEVAGPLFDTMLAHYLIEPDMRHNMDVLAETYLHYAPVPITDLIGPKGKKQITMADIEPALVKDYACEDADVTLQLKHVFEPMLKELGLLELLNTVENPLVPVLSSIEYEGVRIDSVAMGEYSAELQGYVTELERQIFQEAGQEFNIGSPKQLGEVLFDKMQVGGGKIKKTKTGQYATGEEILSQLAADNPIAALILEYRQLSKLRSTYVEALPQLVSVVDGRVHTNFNQAVTATGRLSSTNPNLQNIPIRTEKGREIRKAFVPRDDQHLLLAADYSQVELRIMADFSGDATMIEAFRQGIDVHSSTASKVFRVPLSEVDGEMRRKAKTVNFGIIYGISAFGLAQRIGISRKEANDIIDTYFQEFPSVKQFMDDSINRARELEYAETLLKRRRYLRDINSRNATLRGYTERNAINAPIQGTAADIIKLAMVNIYNWLREEKLKTRMILQVHDELVFDAVQEEVAYITPKIKELMTQALLLPRGVPLEVEVGTGRNWLQAH from the coding sequence ATGACCGACGCCGCCGCTGCCGCCCCCAAAAAGCTCTTCCTGCTCGACGCTTTTGCCCTCATCTACCGCTCGCACTTTGCGTTCAGCAAAAACCCGCGCATCAACTCCAAGGGCATGAACACGGGAGCCGTATTGGGCTTCACCAATACCCTGGTGGAGGTGCTGCAAAAGGAGCGGCCCACCCACATCGGCGTGTGCTTCGACGGCCCCAAAAAAACTTTCCGCCACGAGCAGTTTGCCGACTACAAGGCCCAGCGCCAGGCCATGCCCGAGGACATCGGCATCGCCCTGCCGTACATCAAAAAAATCATCGAGGGTTTCCACATTCCCATCCTGATGATGGACGGGTTTGAGGCCGACGACGTAATTGGCACGCTGGCCCAACGCGCCGAGGCCCAGGGTTTTGAGGTGTTCATGATGACGCCCGACAAGGACTACTGCCAGCTGGTGACGGACAACATTAAAATATACCGCCCGGCTTTCATGGGCAACGCGGCCGAAATTCTGGACGTGGCCCACGTGCTGGCCCGCTTCGAGATTGAGCGCGTGGAGCAGGTCATTGACATCCTGGGCCTGCAGGGCGACGCGAGCGACAACATCCCCGGCATTCCCGGCATCGGCGAGAAGACAGCCAAAACGCTGATTCAGAAATACGGCTCGGTGGAGAACCTGCTGGCCAACGTGGACGAGCTGAAGGGCAAGCAGCAGGAGAACGTGCGCAATTTCGCCGAGCAGGGCTTGATGAGCAAGGAGTTGGCCACCATCCACGTGAACGTGCCGCTGGAGTTTGAAGCCGACAAGCTGGTGCTCGACGCGCCCGACGAAGCCCGCTTGCGCGAGCTGTTCGACGAGTTGGAGTTCCGGCAGCTGGCCGCCCGCGTGCTGGGCGGGGGCCCCGAGCGCACCCCGGCCAGCGTGGCCAAGCCCGGCACCACCGGGGCGCGGCGGCCCCGGCCGGCGGCCGGCGGCCAAGCCTCGCTCTTCGGCAACCCCGGCGACGAGGCGGTGGCCATTGGGGCCGAATACGGCGAAACCGGCCAGGCTGGGGCCCCCGACGGGCCCCGCCGCCGGCTCGAAGACGTGCCCTACCAGTACCACCTGATGGACACGCCCGCGCGGCGCCAGTCGCTGCTGCACTTCTTGCTGCGCCAGGCGGAGGTGAGCTTCGACACCGAAACCACGGGCCTGAATACCATGACGGCGCGCCTCGTGGGCCTGAGCTTCTGCTACCGGCCGGGCGAGGCCTACTACGTGCCCGTGCCGGCCGACGACCTGCCCGCCGCCCAGGCCATTGTGGACGAGTTCTGCCCGTTTTTTGAGAGTAAGGACATTCTCAAAATCGGCCAGAACATCAAGTACGACCTCAGCATCCTCAAGCACTACAACGTGGAAGTGGCGGGGCCCCTGTTTGACACCATGCTGGCGCACTACCTCATCGAGCCCGACATGCGCCACAACATGGACGTGCTGGCCGAAACCTACCTGCACTACGCCCCGGTGCCCATCACCGACCTCATCGGCCCCAAGGGCAAGAAGCAAATCACGATGGCCGACATCGAACCGGCGCTGGTGAAGGATTACGCCTGCGAAGACGCCGACGTGACCCTGCAACTCAAGCACGTATTCGAGCCGATGCTCAAAGAGCTGGGCCTGCTAGAGCTGCTGAACACCGTGGAAAACCCGCTGGTGCCGGTGCTGAGCAGCATCGAGTACGAGGGCGTACGCATCGACTCGGTGGCGATGGGCGAATATTCGGCCGAGCTGCAGGGCTACGTGACGGAGCTGGAGCGCCAGATTTTCCAGGAAGCCGGGCAGGAGTTTAACATCGGCTCGCCCAAGCAGCTGGGCGAGGTGCTGTTCGACAAAATGCAGGTCGGCGGCGGCAAAATCAAGAAAACCAAAACCGGCCAGTACGCCACAGGCGAGGAAATCCTGAGCCAGCTCGCGGCCGACAACCCCATTGCCGCCCTCATCTTGGAGTACCGCCAGCTCAGCAAGCTGCGTAGCACCTACGTGGAGGCCCTGCCCCAGCTGGTGAGCGTGGTAGACGGCCGCGTGCACACCAACTTCAACCAGGCCGTGACGGCCACCGGGCGCCTGAGCAGCACCAACCCCAACCTGCAAAACATCCCCATTCGCACCGAAAAGGGCCGCGAAATTCGCAAAGCCTTCGTGCCGCGCGACGACCAGCACCTGTTGCTGGCGGCCGACTATTCGCAGGTGGAGCTGCGCATCATGGCCGATTTTTCGGGCGATGCGACGATGATCGAAGCTTTCCGCCAGGGCATCGACGTGCACAGCAGCACGGCCAGCAAGGTGTTCCGGGTGCCGCTGAGCGAGGTGGACGGCGAGATGCGCCGCAAGGCCAAAACCGTCAACTTCGGCATCATCTACGGCATTTCCGCTTTTGGCCTCGCCCAGCGCATCGGCATCAGCCGTAAGGAAGCCAACGACATCATCGATACCTATTTCCAGGAGTTCCCGTCGGTGAAGCAGTTCATGGACGACAGCATCAACCGAGCCCGCGAGCTGGAATACGCCGAAACGCTGCTCAAGCGCCGCCGCTACCTGCGCGACATCAACTCGCGCAACGCCACGCTGCGCGGCTACACCGAGCGCAACGCCATCAACGCCCCCATCCAGGGCACCGCCGCCGACATCATCAAGCTGGCCATGGTCAATATCTACAACTGGCTGCGCGAGGAAAAGCTAAAAACCCGCATGATCCTGCAAGTGCACGACGAACTCGTATTTGACGCCGTGCAGGAAGAAGTGGCCTACATCACCCCCAAAATCAAGGAGTTGATGACTCAGGCCCTGCTGCTGCCCCGCGGCGTACCGCTGGAAGTAGAAGTGGGCACGGGGCGCAACTGGCTGCAAGCGCACTAG
- a CDS encoding LytR/AlgR family response regulator transcription factor, with protein MLTCAIIDDDEINRLTLEHYVSLTPGLELKASLADGIAGLAYLREGHAVDLLFLDIEMPHLNGLELLRLLQDPPAVVITTARNDFAVDAFELQVTDYLVKPFEYGRFSQAVERVRQHPRPQPAAASGAPDAPANADVFVKVNSRMVRINFNDVLYVEALSDYVNIVTAQHKYIVYTTLKALEARLAVFPNFVRVHRSYLLNTQHIESIEDNTANLKGGYYVPIGKSYQEGFFKGLSKM; from the coding sequence ATGCTTACCTGCGCCATCATCGACGACGACGAAATCAACCGGCTCACCCTGGAGCATTACGTGAGCCTCACGCCGGGCCTGGAGCTGAAGGCCTCGCTGGCCGACGGCATTGCCGGCTTGGCCTACCTGCGCGAAGGCCACGCCGTGGACTTGCTGTTCCTCGACATCGAAATGCCCCACCTCAACGGCTTGGAGCTGTTGCGCTTGCTGCAAGACCCGCCCGCCGTTGTCATCACCACCGCCCGCAACGATTTTGCCGTCGATGCCTTCGAGCTGCAGGTGACGGATTACCTGGTGAAACCGTTTGAGTACGGCCGCTTCAGCCAAGCCGTGGAGCGCGTGCGCCAGCACCCGCGGCCCCAGCCGGCCGCCGCGTCCGGGGCCCCCGACGCGCCCGCCAACGCCGACGTGTTTGTGAAGGTGAACAGCCGCATGGTGCGCATCAACTTCAACGACGTGCTTTACGTCGAGGCCCTGTCCGATTACGTCAATATCGTCACGGCGCAACACAAGTACATCGTCTACACCACCCTGAAGGCCCTGGAGGCGCGGCTGGCCGTGTTCCCCAACTTCGTGCGGGTGCACCGCAGCTACTTGCTCAACACGCAGCACATCGAATCCATCGAAGACAATACCGCCAACCTAAAGGGCGGCTACTACGTGCCCATCGGCAAGTCGTACCAGGAAGGCTTTTTCAAGGGGCTGTCGAAGATGTAG
- a CDS encoding FAD-dependent oxidoreductase: protein MALPIISAAEAVSAPPAGAAAPLTVAGAGLVGSLLALYLARRGHAVQVLDRRPDLRLRQRSEGRSINLALSDRGWRALEGVGIADDIRQVSIPLYRRVMHDRQGQLTGQPYGAPGQAIYSVNRDQLNRTLLDLLEARPGVQLRFGQQLQRLDLAGRTLYLRDVATGREYAEPYTQLFGADGAFSAVRGALQRTDRYNYSQEYLEYGYKELTIEAGPGGMWALEKNALHIWPRGQYLMIALPNLDGSFNATLFFPYEGPTSFAALPDAAAVTAFFADVFADAVPLMPGLAEEFFTNPTSSLVTVRCYPWHAADVLLLGDAAHAIVPFYGQGMNVGFEDCTVLDGLLNAHGDANWPAVMAAFEQQRKPNADAMADLALYNFVEMRDRVGDPRFLLQKRIENKIAALHPTRWVPLYTRVTFSHLPYAEAWAAGQRQDAVMAQLMPYIQTEADFDDPAVQAHLAEELGHAGI from the coding sequence ATGGCCTTGCCCATTATTTCTGCCGCCGAAGCGGTTTCGGCGCCGCCGGCCGGGGCAGCGGCGCCCCTCACGGTGGCGGGGGCGGGGCTGGTGGGCTCGCTGCTGGCGCTATACTTAGCCCGGCGCGGCCACGCGGTGCAAGTGCTCGACCGCCGCCCCGACCTGCGCCTGCGCCAGCGCAGCGAAGGCCGCTCCATCAACCTGGCCTTGTCGGACCGCGGCTGGCGGGCCCTAGAGGGCGTGGGCATTGCCGACGACATCCGGCAGGTCAGCATTCCGCTCTACCGCCGCGTGATGCACGACCGCCAGGGCCAACTCACGGGCCAGCCCTACGGGGCCCCCGGGCAGGCCATCTACTCCGTCAACCGCGACCAGCTCAACCGCACGCTGCTCGATTTGCTGGAGGCCCGGCCCGGCGTGCAGCTGCGCTTCGGCCAGCAACTGCAGCGCCTCGACCTGGCCGGCCGCACCCTGTACCTGCGCGACGTGGCCACCGGCCGCGAGTATGCCGAGCCCTACACCCAGCTGTTTGGGGCCGATGGGGCATTCTCGGCCGTGCGCGGGGCCCTGCAACGCACCGACCGCTACAATTACTCGCAGGAATACTTGGAGTACGGCTACAAGGAGCTGACCATTGAGGCGGGCCCTGGCGGCATGTGGGCCCTGGAAAAAAACGCGCTCCACATCTGGCCCCGCGGCCAGTACCTGATGATTGCGCTGCCCAACCTCGACGGCTCGTTCAACGCCACCCTGTTTTTCCCCTACGAGGGCCCCACGAGCTTCGCCGCCCTGCCCGACGCGGCGGCGGTCACGGCCTTTTTCGCCGACGTGTTTGCCGACGCCGTGCCGCTGATGCCGGGCTTGGCCGAGGAGTTTTTCACCAACCCCACCAGCTCGCTCGTCACGGTGCGCTGCTACCCTTGGCACGCGGCCGATGTGCTGCTGCTCGGCGACGCGGCCCACGCCATCGTGCCGTTCTACGGCCAGGGCATGAACGTGGGCTTCGAGGATTGCACCGTGCTTGATGGCCTGCTGAACGCGCACGGCGACGCCAACTGGCCCGCCGTGATGGCCGCCTTCGAGCAGCAGCGCAAGCCCAACGCCGACGCCATGGCCGACCTGGCCCTCTACAACTTCGTGGAGATGCGCGACCGGGTGGGCGACCCGCGCTTCCTGCTCCAGAAGCGCATCGAGAACAAAATTGCCGCCCTGCACCCCACCCGTTGGGTGCCGCTCTACACGCGCGTTACGTTCTCGCACCTGCCTTACGCCGAGGCTTGGGCCGCCGGCCAGCGCCAGGATGCGGTGATGGCCCAACTGATGCCTTACATTCAAACCGAAGCCGATTTCGACGATCCAGCCGTGCAGGCGCACCTAGCCGAAGAGCTAGGCCACGCCGGCATATAG